From a region of the Osmia lignaria lignaria isolate PbOS001 chromosome 10, iyOsmLign1, whole genome shotgun sequence genome:
- the Kdsr gene encoding 3-ketodihydrosphingosine reductase, which yields MLKIALIIISLVIAALFARYYFWRGRLKNVNNKHVVVTGGSSGIGKCVAILAAKYGAHVTIIARDVQKLEAARNEIIRACKNKNVQKVEYLSLDIGDDYNMVEKALNDLERTMGPIYMLVNCAGTAICGKIEDTSVEDLNKMIHINFLGSYYCTKAVVPRMKASQDGIIVLTSSQAALLGIFGYSAYCSTKFALRGLAESISMELAPYNISVTLSLPPDTDTPGFAIEELSKPLETKLISQTSSLVSPEVVADKLFKDALAGKFFSTVGIEGFMLTVLCVGMSPFNSIMELLSQSMLVGLFRLVSAWYLVNFKKIIQNCMKMRDKNKKSE from the exons atgcttAAAATAGCGCTAATAATCATTTCCCTAGTAATCGCTGCTTTATTCGCGAGATATTACTTTTGGCGAGGGCGTCTAAAAAATGTTAACAATAAGCATGTTGTT GTAACTGGAGGATCCAGTGGCATAGGAAAATGTGTAGCAATTCTTGCTGCCAAGTATGGAGCACATGTAACAATAATTGCAAGGGATGTTCAAAAATTAGAGGCAgcaagaaatgaaataattcgtgcatgtaaaaataaaaatgttcaaaaaGTGGAATACTTGTCCTTGGACATTGGGGATGACTACAACATGGTTGAGAAAGCTTTAAATGATTTAGAGAGAACCATGGGACCAATATATATGTTAGTAAATTGTGCTGGTACTGCAATTTGTGGGAAAATTGAAGATACCTCAGTGGAAGATCTAAACAAAATGATCCATATTAATTTTCTGGGATCATATTATTGTACAAAAGCTGTTGTTCCAAGAATGAAAGCTTCTCAAGATGGAATTATTGTATTAACATCTTCTCAAGCTGCATTATTAG GTATATTTGGTTATTCAGCTTATTGTAGTACAAAGTTTGCTCTCCGTGGCTTGGCAGAAAGTATATCCATggaacttgcaccatataacaTTTCTGTGACCCTTAGCTTACCTCCAGATACTGATACACCTGGATTTGCTATAGAAGAATTGTCCAAACCTCTTGAAACAAAACTTATATCTCAAACCAGTTCTTTAGTCAGTCCAGAAGTGGTAGCAGATAAACTTTTTAAGGATGCATTG GCTGGAAAATTCTTCTCTACGGTCGGTATAGAAGGTTTCATGTTGACTGTACTATGCGTGGGAATGTCACCATTTAACTCCATCATGGAATTGCTTTCGCAATCGATGTTGGTTGGTTTATTCCGGCTTGTAAGTGCCTGGTACCTtgtaaatttcaagaaaatcatCCAAAACTGTATGAAAATGCGCGACAAGAATAAAAAATCTGAATAA